In Anaerolineales bacterium, the following are encoded in one genomic region:
- a CDS encoding glycosyltransferase family 39 protein yields MREPSLLDYLKALLAGQPMEIPSGVAPSKAARRSAVRRPARAAATRRPALTLGRWPWKSALAVALFLLAQALWAPPAGNWPAGVLSALAGAGLALAALRSGEWQQAKLAGATAQRKVLRYQRRPLIAGLALFVLTFLFSGGNQFQLITLISWLASLGLVLYAFWQFEDSPRATWEAWKQRLRRGEWTVRITPWALVLLVALAAIAFARFSQLGSLPGEMISDQAEKLLDVQTILEGEYPIFFERNTGREPLQFYLAAAVAKLFGTGLSFTTLKLSTTLLSFASLAYMYLLGKELGGRWLGLFALLLAGLGFWPNLLPRVGLRFALYPAFAAPVLFHLIYGLRRGQLNHLLLCGLFLGIGLNGYSAFRIMPLVVAVGVLLYWLHTRQPSQRQRALIGLALLALVALVVCAPLLRYAVEHPANFAFRMSSRLLESERAYPEPVALILVKNFWNAVRMFNISGGGIWVVGIKDRPAFDLFSAALWLLGALLAAYRYRQSRSWVDLFILLCVPLMLLPSMLSLAFPEENPAMNRASGAWVPAFLLAALALDGLLRTLRARAGRWPAALAGGLLLSGLAALNAGLLFGDFRTQYDQAAWNNSELGGVIADYAGSFGNLESAWVVAYPHWVDTRLVALRAGNPGHDYGIWPDQLNNSLETPAPKLFLLKPEDEEGLNALQSLYPHGLLSYYQSRVPGKDFMSFFVPTEP; encoded by the coding sequence ATGCGAGAACCCAGCCTACTCGATTATCTAAAAGCCTTATTGGCCGGCCAGCCGATGGAGATCCCCAGTGGCGTGGCGCCGTCCAAGGCCGCCCGCCGGTCCGCGGTGCGGCGTCCGGCTCGGGCGGCCGCAACGCGCCGCCCAGCACTGACCCTGGGCCGATGGCCCTGGAAAAGCGCTCTGGCCGTGGCGCTGTTCCTGTTGGCCCAGGCCCTATGGGCGCCGCCGGCAGGCAACTGGCCAGCCGGCGTGCTGTCCGCCCTGGCCGGGGCGGGGCTGGCCCTGGCCGCGCTGCGCAGCGGCGAGTGGCAGCAGGCCAAACTCGCCGGCGCCACCGCGCAGCGCAAAGTGCTGCGCTACCAGCGCCGGCCGCTGATCGCTGGCTTGGCGCTGTTCGTGCTGACTTTCCTATTCTCCGGCGGCAACCAATTCCAGCTGATCACGTTGATCAGCTGGCTGGCCAGCCTGGGGCTGGTGCTGTACGCCTTCTGGCAATTCGAGGACAGCCCGCGGGCAACCTGGGAAGCCTGGAAGCAGAGGCTGAGGCGCGGCGAGTGGACCGTGCGCATCACCCCCTGGGCATTGGTGCTGCTGGTAGCCCTGGCCGCCATCGCTTTTGCGCGTTTCTCGCAGCTGGGCAGCCTGCCCGGCGAGATGATCAGCGACCAGGCGGAGAAGCTGCTGGATGTGCAAACCATCCTGGAGGGCGAGTACCCGATCTTCTTTGAGCGCAACACCGGGCGCGAGCCGCTGCAGTTCTACCTGGCGGCCGCGGTGGCCAAGCTGTTCGGCACCGGGCTGAGCTTCACCACCCTCAAGCTGAGCACGACCCTGCTCAGCTTTGCCAGCCTGGCCTACATGTACTTATTGGGCAAGGAACTGGGCGGTCGCTGGCTTGGCTTGTTCGCCCTGCTGCTGGCCGGGCTGGGCTTCTGGCCCAATTTGCTGCCGCGGGTGGGTCTGCGCTTTGCGCTCTACCCGGCGTTTGCCGCGCCGGTGCTCTTCCATCTCATTTACGGCCTGCGGCGCGGCCAGTTAAACCACCTGTTGCTGTGCGGCCTGTTCCTGGGGATTGGGCTGAACGGCTATTCCGCTTTTCGCATCATGCCGCTGGTGGTGGCGGTGGGCGTGCTGCTGTATTGGCTGCACACCCGCCAGCCGTCCCAGCGGCAGCGCGCCCTGATCGGCCTGGCGCTGCTGGCCCTGGTGGCGCTGGTGGTGTGCGCCCCGTTGCTGCGCTATGCCGTGGAACACCCGGCGAATTTCGCTTTCCGCATGTCCAGCCGCCTGCTGGAAAGCGAGCGAGCTTATCCGGAACCCGTGGCGCTGATACTGGTCAAGAACTTCTGGAACGCCGTGCGCATGTTCAACATCTCCGGCGGCGGCATCTGGGTGGTGGGCATCAAAGACCGGCCGGCCTTCGACCTGTTCTCCGCCGCCCTGTGGCTGCTGGGGGCGCTGCTGGCGGCTTACCGTTACCGGCAAAGCCGCTCCTGGGTGGATCTGTTCATCCTGCTGTGTGTGCCTCTGATGTTGCTGCCCTCGATGCTCTCGCTGGCCTTTCCGGAAGAAAACCCGGCGATGAACCGGGCCAGCGGCGCCTGGGTGCCGGCCTTCCTGCTGGCGGCCTTGGCGCTGGACGGCTTGCTGCGCACCCTGCGGGCCCGCGCCGGCCGCTGGCCGGCGGCCCTGGCGGGCGGGCTGCTGCTGTCTGGGCTGGCGGCACTTAACGCCGGCCTGCTTTTCGGCGACTTTCGAACGCAGTATGACCAGGCCGCCTGGAACAATTCCGAGCTGGGCGGCGTGATCGCCGACTACGCCGGCAGCTTCGGCAACCTGGAGAGCGCCTGGGTGGTGGCTTATCCGCACTGGGTGGACACGCGCTTGGTGGCCCTGAGGGCCGGTAACCCTGGGCACGACTACGGCATTTGGCCTGACCAGCTGAACAACTCGCTGGAAACCCCGGCGCCCAAGTTGTTCCTGCTCAAGCCAGAAGATGAGGAAGGGCTAAATGCCCTGCAATCGCTGTACCCGCATGGACTGCTAAGCTATTATCAAAGCCGTGTCCCCGGCAAAGACTTTATGAGCTTCTTTGTGCCCACTGAACCCTGA